The following are from one region of the Quadrisphaera setariae genome:
- a CDS encoding response regulator transcription factor has translation MTTMAESALARAPRAGAVARGRRTTALVAVQDLAAREVAVRVLRALGASDVVAASSVTEARRAAVHHQGDLCVIEAGLQDGAGVALARDLRAAGWTRAVVVSTSEDPWTVRSALSSGVRCFLSTAARGTEAPVVPTSPDGLSSLSAREVEVLQLVADGRSNREVGEELGLSALTVKSHLARIARKLGTGDRAEMVLITLRAGVIS, from the coding sequence ATGACGACCATGGCGGAGAGCGCGCTCGCTCGCGCACCGCGCGCGGGTGCCGTCGCGCGGGGACGTCGCACCACCGCGCTCGTGGCGGTGCAGGACCTGGCGGCGCGCGAGGTGGCCGTGCGGGTGCTGCGCGCCCTCGGCGCCAGCGACGTGGTCGCTGCCAGCTCGGTCACCGAGGCGCGCCGCGCCGCGGTGCACCACCAGGGCGACCTGTGCGTCATCGAGGCCGGTCTGCAGGACGGCGCCGGCGTGGCGCTGGCCCGCGACCTGCGCGCTGCGGGCTGGACCCGCGCCGTGGTGGTCTCGACGTCCGAGGACCCGTGGACGGTGCGCTCCGCGCTGTCCTCAGGGGTGCGCTGCTTCCTGTCCACCGCCGCGCGCGGCACCGAGGCGCCCGTGGTGCCGACCTCCCCCGACGGCCTGTCCAGCCTGTCGGCCCGCGAGGTCGAGGTGCTGCAGCTGGTGGCCGACGGCCGCTCCAACCGCGAGGTCGGCGAGGAGCTGGGCCTGTCGGCGCTGACGGTGAAGAGCCACCTGGCGCGCATCGCCCGCAAGCTCGGCACCGGAGACCGCGCCGAGATGGTCCTCATCACGCTGCGGGCGGGCGTCATCTCCTGA